A single window of Dendropsophus ebraccatus isolate aDenEbr1 chromosome 5, aDenEbr1.pat, whole genome shotgun sequence DNA harbors:
- the RRAGC gene encoding ras-related GTP-binding protein C, whose product MSIQYSVEEPLSSSYGVADSFPKDFGYGADESEMDETSTASDSKPRILLMGMRRSGKSSIQKVVFHKMSPNETLFLESTNKIYKDDISNSSFVNFQIWDFPGQVDFFDPTFDYEMIFRGTGALIYVIDAQDDYMEALARLHVTVTKAYKANPDMNFEVFIHKVDGLSDDHKIETQRDIHQRANDDLADVGLEKLHLSFYLTSIYDHSIFEAFSKVVQKLIPQLPTLENLLNIFISNSGIEKAFLFDVVSKIYIATDSSPVDMQSYELCCDMIDVVIDVSCIYSLHAECNGTAYDKESMAIIKLNNTTVLYLKEVTKFLSLVCILREESFERKGLIDYNFHCFRKAIHEVFEVGASTHRTFSHQASSPNLNAVTHNGTPANAV is encoded by the exons ATGTCTATCCAGTACTCTGTGGAGGAGCCGCTGTCCAGCAGCTACGGGGTCGCCGACTCCTTCCCCAAGGACTTCGGCTATGGGGCTGATGAGTCAGAAATGGACGAGACTTCGACGGCGTCAGACAGTAAGCCCCGGATCCTGCTGATGGGCATGAGGCGCAGCGGGAAGTCCTCCATCCAGAAG gtcgTGTTCCACAAAATGTCTCCTAATGAAACTTTGTTTTTGGAAAGCACCAACAAGATCTACAAGGATGACATCTCCAATAGTTCATTCGTCAACTTCCAAATCTGGGATTTTCCAGGACAAGTGGATTTCTTTGACCCAACATTTGACTACGAAATGATATTCAGAGGGACGGGAGCGTTGATTTATGTCATCGATGCTCAG GATGACTACATGGAAGCCCTAGCAAGACTTCACGTCACGGTCACTAAAGCCTATAAAGCAAATCCTGACATGAACTTTGAAGTTTTCATTCACAAAGTAGATGGCCTGTCTGATGACCACAAGATTGAAACCCAGCGGGATATTCATCAGAGAGCCAATGATGACCTGGCGGACGTTGGACTGGAAAAGCTGCATTTAAG CTTCTACCTGACAAGCATTTACGACCACTCGATATTTGAAGCTTTCAGTAAAGTTGTGCAGAAACTTATTCCACAGTTGCCGACGCTCGAAAATTTACTCAACATTTTTATATCT AATTCCGGCATTGAAAAAGCGTTCTTATTTGACGTGGTCAGCAAGATCTATATTGCCACCGACAGTTCTCCTGTAGACATGCAGTCCTATGAGCTGTGCTGTGATATGATAGATGTGGTAATAGATGTGTCTTGTATATACAG CCTGCATGCTGAGTGTAACGGGACCGCGTACGACAAGGAGTCCATGGCGATTATCAAGCTCAACAACACAACCGTTCTCTATTTAAAAGAAGTCACAAAGTTTCTGTCACTTGTTTGTATTCTTAGGGAAGAAAGCTTCGAGAGAAAAG GATTAATAGACTACAATTTCCACTGCTTTCGGAAAGCCATCCATGAGGTATTTGAAGTGGGAGCGTCCACCCATAGGACCTTCAGCCATCAAGCCAGCAGCCCAAATCTCAACGCAGTGACTCACAATGGCACACCTGCAAACGCCGTCTGA